A region from the Corylus avellana chromosome ca7, CavTom2PMs-1.0 genome encodes:
- the LOC132186533 gene encoding CDPK-related kinase 3, whose translation MGQCYGKTNPTTENDTTITTITAASDDRPQTPLPSGSGSNGVVNVPTVKNTPARSSNPSPWPSPYPHGVSASPLPGGVSPSPARGSSTPRRFFRRPFPPPSPAKHIKASLAKRLGHGAKPKEGPIPEERGAEPERALDKSFGYSKNFGAKYELGKEIGRGHFGHTCSARGKKGELKDQSVAVKIISKSKMTTAISIEDVRREVKILKALSGHKHLVKFHDACEDANNVYIVMELCEGGELLDKILSRGGRYAEEDAKFIVVQILSVVAFCHLQGVVHRDLKPENFLFTSRSEDADMRLIDFGLSDFIRPDERLNDIVGSAYYVAPEVLHRSYSLEADIWSIGVITYILLCGSRPFWARTESGIFRAVLRADPNFEDLPWPSVSAEAKDFVKRLLNKDYRKRMTAVQALTHPWLHNDSRPIPLDVLIYKLVKSYLHATPFKRAALKALSKALTEDELVYLRAQFRLLEPNRDGRVSLENFKMALVRNATDAMQESRVLDVISVMEPLAHRKMDFEEFCAAAISTHQLEALDGWEQIASAAFEHFEQEGNRVISVEELARELNLGPAAYSILRDWIRNSDGKLSLLGYTKFLHGVTLRSSNTRHH comes from the exons ATGGGGCAGTGCTACGGCAAGACCAATCCAACAACCGAGAATGACACGACCATAACTACTATTACCGCGGCGTCTGACGATCGGCCTCAGACGCCGTTACCGTCGGGAAGCGGGAGTAACGGCGTAGTCAACGTGCCGACGGTGAAGAATACGCCGGCTCGGTCCTCGAACCCGAGCCCGTGGCCAAGCCCGTATCCGCACGGCGTGTCTGCGAGCCCGCTCCCCGGCGGCGTTTCTCCGTCACCGGCGAGGGGTTCGTCGACTCCGAGAAGGTTCTTCCGGCGGCCTTTTCCGCCGCCGTCTCCGGCGAAGCACATCAAGGCGTCGCTGGCAAAGCGGCTCGGCCACGGCGCCAAGCCAAAGGAGGGCCCGATTCCCGAGGAGCGCGGAGCCGAGCCGGAACGAGCTCTGGACAAGAGCTTCGGCTACAGCAAGAATTTCGGAGCTAAGTACGAGCTTGGGAAAGAGATAGGGCGAGGGCATTTTGGTCATACTTGCTCGGCGAGAGGTAAAAAGGGCGAGCTTAAGGATCAGTCCGTTGCTGTTAAAATCATATCGAAATCGAAG ATGACAACAGCAATATCAATTGAAGATGTTCGTAGAGAGGTGAAAATATTGAAAGCCTTATCGGGCCATAAGCATCTGGTCAAATTTCATGATGCATGTGAAGATGCCAATAACGTGTACATAGTCATGGA ATTGTGTGAAGGTGGAGAACTTCTGGACAAAATTTTAtcaag GGGAGGAAGGTATGCCGAGGAAGATGCAAAATTCATAGTTGTGCAAATTCTAAGTGTAGTTGCATTTTGCCATCTTCAAGGAGTTGTGCACCGTGACTTAAAGCCAGAG AATTTCCTTTTCACTTCTAGAAGTGAAGATGCTGACATGAGGCTTATTGATTTTGGTCTTTCTGACTTTATCAGACCAG ATGAAAGACTTAATGATATTGTTGGAAGTGCGTACTACGTTGCACCTGAAGTCCTTCATAGGTCTTATAGTCTGGAAGCGGATATATGGAGCATTGGTGTTATCACCTACATCTTATTATGTGGAAGCCGACCCTTCTGGGCACGGACAGAATCTGGAATTTTCCGTGCAGTCCTAAGAGCAGACCCAAATTTTGAGGATTTGCCTTGGCCTTCTGTGTCTGCAGAGGCCAAGGACTTTGTGAAAAGGCTCCTGAACAAGGACTATAGAAAAAGAATGACTGCAGTTCAAGCTCTCA CTCATCCGTGGTTGCATAATGATAGTCGTCCCATCCCATTAGATGTATTGATCTATAAGTTAGTCAAGTCATACCTTCATGCTACACCCTTCAAGCGTGCAGCACTAAAG GCTCTTTCAAAAGCTTTGACAGAGGATGAGCTGGTGTATCTCAGAGCTCAATTCAGACTGCTAGAACCAAATAGAGATGGGCGTGTCTCtcttgaaaatttcaaaatg GCTCTAGTGCGAAACGCAACTGATGCCATGCAGGAGTCCAGAGTTCTTGATGTTATAAGCGTG ATGGAACCGCTTGCTCATAGAAAGATGGACTTTGAAGAGTTTTGTGCAGCTGCAATCAGCACACATCAATTGGAGGCCCTTGATGGGTGGGAACAGATTGCATCCGCTGCTTTTGAGCATTTTGAACAAGAGGGTAACCGTGTTATATCAGTCGAAGAATTGGCAAGG GAATTGAATCTTGGCCCGGCAGCCTATTCTATCCTCAGAGATTGGATTCGAAACTCAGACGGAAAACTTAGTTTACTTGGATATACAAAATTTTTGCATGGTGTGACACTCCGTAGTTCAAACACAAGACACCACTAG